A portion of the Shewanella sp. SNU WT4 genome contains these proteins:
- a CDS encoding cytochrome c, whose protein sequence is MTITRNIPMILAAISCLWLSVSANVQAEDGKYQHLLNMCVACHGIDGASEFTSIPNLKWQNRQYIVAQLQAFKSDQRSDSTMSKVAKLLSEQDMQKMANYFNQGKGQ, encoded by the coding sequence ATGACGATCACCCGCAACATCCCCATGATATTGGCCGCAATCAGCTGTTTATGGCTGAGCGTAAGCGCCAATGTTCAAGCAGAGGATGGCAAGTATCAACATCTGCTCAATATGTGCGTTGCCTGCCATGGCATAGATGGGGCAAGTGAATTCACTTCTATCCCTAATCTTAAATGGCAGAATCGCCAATATATAGTGGCGCAGTTACAAGCATTTAAATCAGATCAACGCAGTGACAGCACTATGTCAAAAGTGGCCAAATTATTATCAGAACAAGACATGCAAAAAATGGCCAACTATTTTAATCAAGGCAAGGGACAATAA
- the hrpA gene encoding ATP-dependent RNA helicase HrpA has translation MTSDNHPLSNAFLNQCFQTDVARIRRRLSRLNKQRTAASDDVMTALALEAEASFEKVQQRLANRPKIDFPENLPVSLKRDEIAAAISAHQVVIIAGETGSGKTTQLPKICLELGRGTRGLIGHTQPRRLAARSVATRVAEELNSPLGNVVGFKVRFADAIQSDSYIKLMTDGILLAELTSDKFLNQYDTLIIDEAHERSLNIDFILGLLKKILPKRPDLKVIITSATIDVEKFSAHFNNAPIIEVSGRTYPVETRYRPLVQDTDADLDLLDGIFAAVDELVAEGLGDILIFMNGEREIRDTAAELLKRKYRDTEVLPLYARLSYGEQSKVFQSHRGRRIVLATNVAETSLTVPGIRYVIDPGTARISRYSYRTKVQRLPIEPISQASANQRQGRCGRVGPGICIRLYAEQDFLGRPEFTDPEILRTNLASVILQMLAIGLGDISAFPFIQPPDQRFIKDGLLLLQELQAVNDHQGQLSLTPLGRQLAHIPLDPRLARMVIEANKLGCLHEALVITSGLSIQDPRERPIDKKQASDEAHKRFVDKDSDFVAWVNMWQHLSTHRNELSASQFRKQCKQEYLAYLRVREWQDLYAQLKQSVHELKWRLNTEPANYDNLHQAILSGLLSHIGFKDDNNEYLGARNRRFFVFPGSPLAKKGPKWIMAAELTETSRLFARYCAKIDPLWLESLAGHLIKKNYLEPHFEAKQGSVIALENQVLYGLTIVNRRRVQYGPIDPVEARQIFIRSALAEGQLQTKEAFFRHNRALVVDIEDLEHKSRRRDILVDEEVLVGFYDERIPEGIYNAPKLYGWWKKQKAIQADYLNFNPDMLMQKGDHQVSALDFPDFWYQGNLRLPLSYQFEPSAADDGVSVHIPVALLNQIDDVGFDWLVPGLRHEKCMALIKSLPKTLRRNFVPAPDYAKAAVQAMTETNLSLLDALCKQLLRMTGVKISADDFDVSSLTKHLRMNFVIEDDNGKVVANGREFDTLKANLQGVVAKAIRAVADVGIEQTELTSWTFSDLPQQYQRRRGQYEVKAFPALVDNKTSVAIKLFDDEHEALRQHSQGQRRLLLLNMPSPVKHLQQALPNKAKLAMYFNPFGQVQLLIDDIIDAAVQQLLDEQGLTIRTAAEFEQARELVRADLNPTAEAIALKVEQVLTAYNGIKKRLKGKISLDIAFAMSGIQQQLDSLVYRGFVADTGWQRLGDIVRYLQAIDYRLQKLPVDPNRDRLHMHVVNRVTEAYQAALAKLPKSLPVPEAMLDVRWMIEELRVSCFAQVLGTSMPISEKRILNQLASL, from the coding sequence TTGACTTCCGATAACCACCCACTATCCAACGCTTTCCTAAACCAGTGTTTTCAGACCGATGTTGCGCGTATTCGCCGGCGTCTAAGTCGTCTCAATAAGCAGCGAACCGCAGCATCTGATGACGTGATGACGGCATTAGCATTAGAGGCCGAAGCTTCGTTTGAGAAAGTGCAGCAACGTTTAGCTAATCGACCTAAGATTGATTTTCCTGAAAATTTACCTGTCTCACTAAAACGTGATGAAATCGCAGCGGCTATTAGTGCCCATCAAGTAGTGATTATCGCGGGTGAAACTGGTTCAGGTAAAACCACTCAGTTACCAAAAATCTGTCTAGAACTAGGACGCGGCACCCGTGGCTTGATTGGTCATACTCAGCCGCGGCGATTAGCGGCGCGAAGTGTGGCGACCCGGGTGGCAGAAGAGCTGAATAGTCCACTTGGTAATGTGGTGGGCTTCAAGGTACGTTTTGCTGATGCTATTCAGTCAGATTCTTATATTAAGCTGATGACCGACGGTATCTTGCTCGCGGAACTCACCAGTGATAAGTTCCTCAATCAATACGATACCCTCATCATAGATGAAGCCCATGAGCGCAGTCTTAACATCGACTTTATTTTAGGTTTATTAAAGAAAATATTACCTAAGCGCCCAGATCTTAAAGTGATCATCACCTCGGCAACTATCGATGTTGAAAAATTCTCGGCCCATTTTAACAATGCGCCTATCATCGAAGTCTCGGGCCGGACTTATCCAGTAGAAACTCGCTATCGCCCGTTAGTGCAAGACACAGATGCGGATCTTGATTTACTCGATGGCATCTTTGCGGCTGTGGATGAATTGGTGGCCGAAGGTCTTGGCGACATCTTAATCTTTATGAACGGTGAACGTGAAATTCGTGACACGGCCGCCGAATTATTAAAGCGCAAATACCGTGATACTGAAGTGCTGCCTTTATACGCGCGTCTTTCTTATGGCGAGCAATCTAAGGTATTTCAATCCCATCGTGGGCGGCGCATAGTGCTGGCCACCAACGTGGCCGAAACCTCGTTAACAGTACCAGGTATTCGCTATGTGATTGACCCAGGTACGGCGCGCATCAGCCGTTATAGTTATCGCACAAAAGTGCAGCGCTTGCCGATTGAACCTATCTCTCAAGCCAGCGCCAATCAAAGACAAGGTCGCTGTGGTCGTGTCGGCCCAGGTATTTGTATTCGTTTATATGCCGAGCAAGATTTCTTAGGCCGACCAGAATTTACTGATCCTGAAATTCTACGCACCAATTTAGCGTCAGTCATTTTGCAGATGCTTGCTATCGGTTTGGGCGATATTAGTGCATTCCCGTTTATTCAACCGCCAGATCAACGCTTTATTAAAGATGGTTTGTTATTACTGCAAGAATTACAGGCGGTAAATGACCATCAAGGGCAGTTATCTTTAACCCCACTTGGGCGGCAACTGGCGCATATTCCTCTCGACCCCCGTTTAGCGCGTATGGTGATAGAAGCCAATAAACTGGGGTGTTTGCATGAAGCGCTGGTGATTACCTCAGGCTTGTCGATTCAAGATCCCCGAGAGCGGCCGATTGACAAAAAACAGGCCAGTGATGAAGCCCATAAACGCTTTGTCGATAAAGATTCTGACTTCGTGGCATGGGTCAATATGTGGCAACACTTAAGTACCCATAGAAACGAGTTATCGGCCAGTCAATTTAGAAAACAATGTAAGCAAGAATACTTAGCCTATTTGCGGGTGCGCGAATGGCAAGACTTATACGCGCAGTTAAAGCAAAGCGTGCACGAGCTTAAATGGCGTTTAAATACCGAGCCGGCTAATTATGACAATCTGCATCAAGCTATTTTAAGCGGTCTGTTGAGTCATATAGGTTTTAAAGATGACAACAATGAATACTTAGGCGCTCGTAATCGCCGCTTCTTTGTTTTCCCTGGCTCGCCTTTAGCAAAAAAAGGCCCGAAATGGATAATGGCGGCAGAGCTTACTGAAACTTCACGCTTATTTGCCCGTTATTGCGCCAAAATCGACCCGTTATGGTTAGAGTCTTTGGCTGGCCATTTGATTAAAAAGAATTATCTTGAGCCGCATTTTGAAGCTAAACAGGGCAGTGTTATCGCCCTTGAAAATCAAGTGCTGTATGGCTTAACCATAGTCAATCGTCGCCGCGTGCAATATGGTCCCATTGACCCAGTCGAAGCACGACAAATCTTTATTCGCAGCGCCTTGGCCGAAGGACAATTGCAAACCAAAGAAGCCTTCTTCCGCCATAACCGCGCTTTGGTTGTTGATATTGAAGATCTTGAGCATAAATCGCGCCGCCGCGACATCTTAGTGGATGAAGAAGTGCTGGTGGGCTTTTATGACGAGCGCATTCCAGAGGGCATTTATAATGCGCCTAAGTTATATGGCTGGTGGAAAAAGCAAAAAGCCATTCAAGCGGATTACTTAAACTTTAATCCCGATATGCTGATGCAAAAGGGGGATCATCAAGTCTCGGCCTTGGATTTCCCGGATTTTTGGTATCAGGGCAATTTACGTTTACCGTTGAGCTATCAATTTGAGCCTAGTGCGGCAGATGATGGTGTGTCTGTGCATATTCCTGTGGCATTACTAAATCAGATTGATGATGTGGGCTTTGATTGGTTAGTGCCTGGCCTGCGCCATGAAAAGTGCATGGCCTTGATTAAATCCTTGCCTAAAACCTTACGCCGCAACTTTGTACCCGCGCCAGATTATGCCAAAGCCGCAGTGCAGGCCATGACGGAGACTAATCTCAGTTTGCTTGATGCGTTATGCAAGCAATTGCTTCGCATGACCGGGGTTAAAATCAGTGCTGATGACTTCGATGTTTCAAGTTTAACCAAGCACTTGCGCATGAACTTTGTGATTGAAGATGATAATGGCAAGGTAGTCGCTAACGGGCGTGAATTTGATACCCTTAAAGCCAATTTGCAAGGGGTGGTGGCTAAAGCGATTCGCGCTGTCGCCGATGTGGGTATTGAGCAAACTGAGCTCACCAGTTGGACCTTCAGTGATTTACCGCAGCAATATCAGCGCCGCCGTGGTCAGTATGAAGTTAAGGCCTTTCCGGCATTAGTGGACAATAAAACGAGTGTTGCTATCAAATTATTTGATGATGAACACGAAGCGCTGCGCCAGCATAGTCAGGGACAACGACGCTTACTGCTACTTAATATGCCATCGCCAGTGAAACACTTGCAGCAAGCCTTACCCAACAAGGCCAAGCTTGCTATGTACTTTAATCCTTTTGGCCAAGTGCAATTGTTGATTGATGACATTATTGATGCGGCGGTGCAGCAATTGTTAGATGAGCAAGGTTTAACCATTCGCACTGCGGCTGAATTTGAACAAGCTCGTGAATTAGTGCGCGCCGATTTAAATCCGACGGCGGAAGCCATAGCGCTCAAAGTCGAGCAAGTGCTCACCGCATACAATGGCATTAAGAAGCGTTTAAAAGGCAAAATAAGTTTAGATATCGCCTTTGCTATGAGTGGCATTCAACAGCAATTAGACAGTTTAGTGTATCGCGGTTTTGTGGCCGATACTGGTTGGCAGCGCCTTGGGGATATAGTGCGTTACTTACAAGCCATAGATTATCGCTTGCAGAAATTGCCTGTGGATCCTAATCGTGACCGCTTGCATATGCACGTAGTTAATCGAGTGACTGAGGCTTATCAAGCCGCTTTGGCCAAGCTACCTAAATCGCTACCTGTGCCAGAAGCTATGCTAGATGTGCGCTGGATGATTGAGGAATTGCGAGTGTCTTGCTTTGCGCAGGTGCTCGGCACTAGCATGCCAATTTCTGAAAAACGGATTTTGAACCAATTAGCCAGTTTGTAA
- a CDS encoding isoaspartyl peptidase/L-asparaginase yields the protein MRFTTLAMAASLLSGSVMAEDKPFAIAIHGGAGTIVADKLTAEQKQAYRTALKEAVDAGHNVLATGGDSLAAVTAAIIILENNPLFNAGKGAVYNFAGGHELDAAIMDGKTMNAGAVAGVTNIANPIKLASAVMLHSPHVMLAGQGAEEFALEQGFSTVTPNYFDTDARKLQWQNAIEKIKQDQQHNKNYQASIHQFTLEDKFGTVGAVALDKQGNLAAGTSTGGMTAKRFGRIGDSPVIGAGTYAENGVCAVSATGHGEYFIRYQVAGDICARVKYQDISIVQAADQVINKRLIKAGGTGGVIAIDHRGNIATPFNTDGMYRATRKNNEDAQVLIWQQE from the coding sequence ATGAGATTTACCACGCTGGCCATGGCTGCAAGCTTGTTATCAGGCTCAGTGATGGCCGAAGACAAACCCTTTGCCATTGCCATTCATGGCGGCGCTGGCACTATCGTTGCTGACAAATTAACCGCAGAACAAAAACAAGCTTATCGAACCGCGTTAAAAGAAGCGGTCGATGCTGGCCACAATGTGTTAGCCACAGGCGGCGATAGTTTAGCTGCGGTCACAGCGGCGATTATTATTCTTGAAAATAATCCACTATTTAATGCCGGTAAAGGCGCTGTGTATAACTTTGCAGGTGGTCACGAATTGGACGCGGCCATTATGGATGGCAAAACCATGAATGCTGGCGCAGTGGCAGGCGTTACTAATATTGCTAACCCGATCAAATTAGCGAGCGCGGTAATGCTGCACTCACCCCATGTGATGCTGGCAGGTCAAGGCGCCGAGGAATTTGCACTTGAACAAGGCTTTAGCACAGTCACACCCAATTATTTTGATACCGATGCTCGCAAGCTGCAATGGCAAAATGCCATAGAAAAAATTAAACAAGATCAGCAGCACAACAAGAATTATCAGGCCAGTATCCATCAATTCACCTTAGAAGATAAATTTGGCACGGTTGGCGCAGTAGCACTGGATAAACAAGGTAATTTGGCCGCCGGCACCTCAACCGGAGGTATGACAGCCAAACGTTTTGGCCGCATTGGTGATTCACCTGTGATTGGCGCTGGTACTTATGCTGAAAATGGCGTCTGCGCTGTGTCTGCTACTGGTCACGGTGAGTATTTTATTCGTTATCAAGTCGCAGGTGATATTTGCGCGCGGGTAAAGTATCAAGATATATCAATTGTCCAAGCCGCTGATCAAGTGATAAATAAACGCCTGATTAAAGCCGGTGGCACGGGTGGCGTGATAGCTATTGATCACCGCGGCAATATTGCCACACCATTTAATACTGATGGTATGTACCGTGCGACGCGTAAAAACAATGAAGATGCGCAAGTGCTGATTTGGCAGCAAGAATAA
- a CDS encoding autotransporter assembly complex family protein, with protein MRILALCLFVFICGYSAASHADDTKKNKWLTIEVNGVNKALRSNIEAHIGELPTSAVQRRAFIFNLEDNIKAALESMGFYHGQIKQEMAQPPKGAWHLVLNITPGVATKILWVDVLMEGEMLKDPAFSQWLDKISILPGDRLNQGNYENVKSQLLGLALSRGYFDARYLQSKITVNRDLNTATITLSMNSGDRYLIGDIHFVGSDLRPKLLDKMIPFPKDSPYSTARMGQLNRDLLDSNYFSGIQVVPVLENTKDGVIPIRVELTPKPNNTLNLGLGGDIGNSADNKFDPRVSATWTTPQINRLGHSQTTTLEWSPDRPKFLTTYSIPLSHPVNDKLQIKFGITRDKYGVTQEFDQDKSDFVNTGQLESTKYQFGLLRQQKLDNNWLLGYSVEGIREFYDQAGIEYDPTFVMFGIGAQQTVRSDNSLDPKNGYRQTYSIQYADPSLGSAIRLLRLQASGILVHTFFEKHRFVSRIDLGVDLARDDDLAMIPPSLRFFAGGDQSIRGYSYQELGPYLEYTGSNGVLNREVFGGRYLMVGSLEYQYYLTPTWRLAAFIDAGNSFDKDQFTPVISVGPGIHWISPVGPIKLDIGFGLKESETQDQPWRIHLTMGTVL; from the coding sequence ATGAGAATCTTAGCACTGTGTCTTTTCGTTTTTATTTGTGGCTACTCAGCCGCCAGTCATGCCGACGATACCAAGAAAAACAAGTGGCTAACCATTGAGGTTAATGGCGTAAATAAAGCGCTACGTAGCAACATTGAAGCCCATATCGGTGAACTGCCGACCTCAGCGGTGCAGCGCCGCGCATTTATCTTCAACCTTGAAGACAATATTAAAGCTGCGCTTGAGTCTATGGGGTTTTATCATGGACAGATAAAGCAAGAGATGGCGCAACCGCCTAAAGGCGCTTGGCACTTAGTGTTAAACATCACCCCAGGTGTTGCCACCAAAATATTATGGGTGGATGTGCTGATGGAAGGCGAGATGCTCAAGGATCCAGCCTTTTCCCAGTGGTTAGATAAAATCAGCATTCTGCCTGGCGATCGCCTTAATCAAGGCAACTATGAAAATGTTAAGTCACAATTACTTGGCTTAGCCCTATCACGCGGCTATTTTGACGCCCGCTATTTGCAATCAAAAATTACTGTAAATCGCGATTTAAATACTGCCACTATTACCTTGTCTATGAACTCAGGTGATCGCTACCTCATTGGCGATATTCATTTTGTCGGTAGTGATTTGCGGCCGAAATTGCTCGATAAAATGATCCCGTTTCCGAAAGACTCCCCCTATTCCACTGCGCGTATGGGTCAGCTTAATCGTGATTTATTAGACAGTAATTATTTCTCGGGTATTCAAGTCGTTCCTGTACTTGAAAATACCAAAGATGGCGTTATTCCTATTCGGGTCGAACTCACCCCAAAACCTAACAACACCTTGAATCTAGGTTTAGGGGGGGATATAGGTAATTCCGCGGATAACAAGTTTGACCCACGCGTGAGTGCCACCTGGACCACGCCGCAAATTAACCGCTTAGGCCATTCACAAACCACCACTTTAGAATGGTCTCCTGATCGCCCCAAATTTTTAACCACCTATAGCATTCCCTTGAGTCATCCAGTGAACGACAAACTGCAAATCAAATTTGGCATTACCCGTGATAAGTACGGTGTGACTCAAGAATTTGACCAAGATAAGTCTGACTTTGTGAATACTGGGCAGTTGGAGTCCACCAAATACCAATTTGGTTTATTGCGTCAGCAAAAGTTAGATAACAACTGGCTACTAGGTTATTCCGTTGAAGGGATAAGAGAATTTTACGATCAAGCCGGCATTGAGTACGACCCAACCTTCGTGATGTTCGGTATAGGTGCCCAGCAAACCGTGCGCAGCGATAACAGCCTAGATCCTAAAAATGGTTATCGTCAGACCTATTCGATTCAATATGCCGATCCGTCATTAGGCTCAGCGATTCGCTTACTGCGCCTGCAGGCTAGCGGTATTTTGGTGCATACCTTTTTTGAAAAGCATAGATTTGTCAGTCGCATTGATTTAGGAGTCGATTTAGCCCGTGATGACGATCTGGCCATGATCCCGCCATCATTACGCTTTTTTGCGGGCGGCGATCAGAGTATTCGTGGTTATAGCTATCAAGAACTGGGGCCCTATTTGGAATATACAGGCAGTAATGGCGTCCTTAATCGTGAAGTCTTCGGTGGCCGATATTTGATGGTCGGTAGTCTTGAGTACCAATACTATTTGACGCCAACGTGGCGATTAGCAGCCTTTATCGATGCGGGTAATTCCTTTGATAAGGATCAATTTACCCCAGTAATTTCTGTAGGCCCGGGGATTCACTGGATATCACCAGTGGGCCCTATCAAATTAGATATTGGTTTTGGTCTTAAAGAAAGTGAAACTCAAGACCAACCTTGGCGAATTCACTTAACTATGGGGACAGTGCTATGA
- a CDS encoding translocation/assembly module TamB domain-containing protein, whose protein sequence is MSQVPDEPNAVQTDKTETQTALPTNGAKDAQAQTTKPKRSRSSRFWLWVRNSLRLVIYIPLLLLVLAALLIGTPFGSRVSVMLADKFVPGLDISYHSGTLNQEISVEHVHWQMPGIDVKTQRLSLNWDPLCLFNRQVCVNALDVAKVTVAIDTDAIPTGDATETNASDEPDTLLTLPISINLNRSELNDIKIRVNDMQFNSHRLELSALWPDAVIEVNHLYSDGLEVIIPLAADLADSTATETETATSTEAKQESKTAAQAKPEAKQPETSTDKQHPHKDDSPWALAHMPHLFIPVAVDVQDLRLDNSALRIGDRQDVFSVIELIASLRGTELSVDKLDAEHSYGKLSVNGHMSFTHTWPLNYQAHLTLNQGSFLADMPPLSADVAVKGDFSELNTDVSVTGELAANLRGQINLQQPELPFSLHGQKIDLHWPLVTPDYQIKSGAILVSGNLNSQLAAVSGFVDSPFSPTLVLAADMLHENEQLTIKQLSMLQELTSVHLKGELNYQQELTWKANLAIAGFNPASMTLPLSQPLPEGLLALNLDTQGLVDGDKWQASVTNTEVSGTLKQEQVSAMGNISIDNNLFIIADNFTIDALGSHLSLNGQLAKEWRLNAELDVPDMSKWSNDAAGKLHAKVDLTGTEAAPKLVASADLLNASYLSNSLAKLTLDFNAVLKQQRQYTLAIKGQTAKAGAMEISELNLNSQGNSKDQQTELDVKGTVDVDTKIITNFNEAKQYLTGQMTAFNATTPLGRWILDDPVNLNWSQTKMLGQFSPLCLKQANNQVCLSTESGVGARGDTQLSFSGAPGEVLKPLLPPGLEWQGLARLVANAAWSPNTKPKAQLVLQLPEGHLIVSRQNEQNVDVPYQKVEIAAELNQQQLTTRLQASAGQQMSIDSAIDIAVTPDRSLTGHLTIEHGDLSTWLPFIPQLAILKGEVTTQIAIGGSLAQPQLTGNVTINGGAIASNANPTLIEDVNFRVNFERQQASTFATWRMGHGAGRLDGDVDWTTGEPLGTINIHGEKLDVIAPPLAILQVSPQLVLEMKPSNLHLKGKVTIPSGAITIVQLAPGGVALSSDVVFNDSTSAEQQQSAPFPFSTDLNIQVEPNVAIQGLGLKGNLSGNLNLQQQVNRPPFLFGEVKVVNGSYRFLGQTLQINVGELQFTGPADVPNLNIEAIRAIKEENVTAGVRITGTAKKPVVTLFSNPPKEQAEILSYIIKGSGFSNGDDSNDALMMGAALALGNQLGGGAMSEIGNTATNLIEKFGFNNVQLDTNDDGQVAISGYIGEKLMVKYGVGVFNPGYELTVRYYLLSRLYLETVSGTLGQSLDIYYSFDF, encoded by the coding sequence ATGAGTCAAGTCCCTGATGAACCTAATGCCGTCCAAACTGATAAAACTGAGACGCAAACGGCTCTACCAACCAATGGCGCCAAAGACGCCCAAGCTCAGACAACTAAGCCCAAACGATCGCGCTCCAGTCGGTTTTGGTTATGGGTACGCAACAGCTTAAGACTGGTCATTTATATACCGCTATTGCTATTAGTACTCGCGGCGCTACTTATCGGCACCCCTTTTGGTAGCCGGGTGAGTGTAATGCTTGCAGACAAATTTGTGCCAGGGCTTGATATCAGTTATCACAGCGGCACGCTTAACCAGGAAATTAGCGTTGAGCATGTCCATTGGCAAATGCCAGGGATAGATGTCAAGACGCAGAGGCTCAGCCTTAACTGGGACCCTTTATGTTTATTTAACCGCCAAGTATGCGTCAACGCCCTTGATGTCGCTAAAGTCACTGTGGCCATTGATACCGATGCCATTCCCACGGGTGATGCCACTGAGACTAACGCTAGTGATGAGCCTGATACCTTACTCACTTTGCCTATTAGCATTAATCTAAATCGCAGTGAGCTTAATGATATTAAGATTCGAGTCAATGACATGCAGTTTAATAGTCATCGCCTTGAGCTTTCGGCCTTATGGCCTGATGCTGTGATTGAAGTGAACCATCTTTATAGCGATGGCCTAGAAGTTATTATCCCGTTGGCGGCAGACTTAGCCGACTCAACAGCAACAGAGACAGAGACAGCAACTAGCACAGAGGCTAAGCAAGAGAGCAAGACCGCGGCACAAGCGAAACCTGAAGCTAAGCAGCCTGAAACTAGCACTGACAAACAACATCCACACAAAGATGATAGCCCTTGGGCTCTTGCCCACATGCCACACTTATTTATTCCAGTCGCTGTGGATGTGCAAGATTTACGTTTAGATAATTCAGCCTTACGCATTGGCGACCGCCAAGATGTATTTAGCGTTATTGAACTGATAGCAAGCCTTCGCGGCACTGAGCTTAGCGTCGATAAACTTGATGCCGAGCACAGTTATGGCAAATTAAGCGTAAACGGCCACATGAGCTTTACTCACACTTGGCCACTAAATTACCAAGCACACTTAACGCTCAATCAAGGCAGTTTTTTAGCCGACATGCCGCCATTAAGTGCTGATGTTGCCGTTAAGGGAGACTTTAGCGAGCTTAATACCGATGTTAGCGTCACAGGTGAACTCGCGGCAAATTTGCGGGGACAAATTAACTTACAACAGCCAGAACTGCCTTTTAGTCTGCATGGTCAAAAGATAGATTTACATTGGCCTTTAGTAACACCCGATTATCAAATTAAGTCGGGTGCTATCTTAGTCAGTGGCAACTTAAACTCACAATTAGCCGCAGTATCAGGCTTTGTTGATAGTCCTTTTAGCCCAACCTTAGTGCTTGCGGCCGATATGCTGCATGAAAATGAGCAACTGACGATTAAGCAGTTAAGCATGTTGCAGGAACTCACCAGCGTTCACCTTAAGGGCGAGCTTAATTATCAACAAGAGTTAACTTGGAAAGCCAACCTCGCGATTGCAGGTTTTAACCCAGCGTCTATGACCTTGCCTTTATCTCAACCACTGCCAGAAGGTCTATTGGCCCTGAACTTAGATACTCAAGGATTAGTGGATGGCGATAAATGGCAAGCCAGTGTTACTAATACCGAAGTGAGTGGCACCCTCAAGCAAGAACAAGTCAGTGCTATGGGGAATATCAGCATAGATAACAACTTATTTATCATCGCCGATAATTTTACAATCGATGCCTTAGGCTCGCACTTATCGCTTAATGGTCAGTTAGCTAAAGAGTGGCGCCTAAATGCCGAACTAGACGTCCCAGACATGTCAAAGTGGTCTAATGATGCCGCTGGTAAACTGCATGCCAAAGTTGATTTAACCGGCACCGAGGCGGCGCCTAAGCTAGTGGCCAGCGCTGACTTATTAAATGCCAGCTACTTAAGTAATAGTTTGGCTAAGTTAACCCTCGATTTTAACGCTGTACTTAAACAGCAGCGGCAATATACCTTAGCTATCAAGGGGCAAACGGCCAAAGCCGGCGCCATGGAAATAAGCGAGCTAAATCTTAATAGCCAAGGCAATAGTAAAGACCAACAGACTGAACTTGATGTTAAAGGCACTGTCGATGTTGACACTAAAATCATCACCAACTTCAACGAGGCCAAGCAATATTTAACGGGGCAAATGACGGCGTTCAATGCCACTACCCCGCTTGGTCGGTGGATTTTAGATGATCCCGTCAATCTCAATTGGTCGCAAACAAAAATGCTCGGTCAATTTAGCCCTTTGTGTCTTAAGCAAGCCAATAACCAAGTGTGTTTAAGTACTGAGTCAGGGGTGGGTGCGCGCGGTGATACTCAGTTAAGCTTTAGCGGCGCCCCAGGTGAAGTACTTAAACCTTTGTTGCCTCCAGGCCTTGAATGGCAAGGACTCGCGCGATTAGTCGCCAACGCCGCGTGGTCACCCAATACTAAACCTAAGGCACAATTAGTACTGCAGTTACCTGAAGGCCATTTAATTGTCTCACGTCAAAATGAGCAAAATGTGGATGTGCCCTATCAAAAGGTAGAAATAGCGGCCGAGCTTAATCAGCAACAATTAACCACCAGATTGCAAGCCAGCGCAGGTCAGCAGATGAGCATAGACAGCGCTATTGATATTGCAGTTACCCCAGATAGGAGCTTGACCGGCCATTTAACTATCGAGCACGGTGATTTATCCACTTGGCTGCCCTTTATTCCACAATTGGCCATATTAAAGGGCGAAGTGACGACCCAAATTGCCATTGGTGGCAGCTTGGCACAACCGCAACTCACAGGTAACGTGACGATTAATGGCGGCGCGATTGCAAGTAATGCTAACCCGACGTTAATTGAAGACGTGAATTTTAGAGTCAATTTTGAGCGCCAACAAGCATCGACGTTTGCCACTTGGAGGATGGGGCATGGCGCTGGCAGGCTAGATGGTGATGTCGATTGGACCACAGGTGAACCGCTTGGCACTATCAATATTCATGGTGAAAAACTTGATGTGATTGCGCCGCCTTTGGCGATTTTACAAGTGTCACCTCAGTTAGTGCTAGAAATGAAACCAAGTAATCTGCATCTCAAAGGCAAGGTCACTATTCCATCGGGCGCCATTACCATAGTGCAATTAGCCCCTGGCGGCGTAGCGCTATCAAGTGACGTGGTATTTAATGACTCAACGTCTGCCGAGCAGCAGCAAAGTGCACCTTTCCCTTTCAGTACCGATCTTAATATCCAAGTAGAGCCCAATGTTGCCATTCAAGGCTTAGGCTTAAAAGGCAATCTCAGTGGTAACCTTAATTTGCAGCAACAAGTTAATCGGCCACCGTTTTTATTTGGTGAAGTTAAAGTTGTCAACGGTAGTTATCGCTTCCTTGGGCAAACACTGCAAATTAACGTAGGGGAATTGCAATTTACAGGCCCCGCAGATGTGCCCAACCTAAACATTGAAGCGATTCGTGCCATTAAAGAAGAAAACGTGACAGCGGGCGTGCGCATTACCGGTACGGCCAAAAAACCTGTGGTCACGCTATTTTCTAACCCACCAAAAGAACAGGCTGAAATTTTATCTTACATCATCAAAGGCAGCGGCTTTAGTAATGGTGACGATAGCAATGATGCCCTGATGATGGGCGCAGCATTAGCCCTTGGTAATCAACTCGGCGGCGGTGCCATGTCAGAAATTGGTAACACAGCCACTAACCTGATTGAAAAGTTTGGTTTTAATAATGTGCAGCTAGATACCAATGATGATGGTCAAGTTGCCATCAGTGGCTATATTGGTGAAAAGCTCATGGTCAAATACGGTGTCGGTGTGTTTAACCCAGGCTATGAACTCACAGTCAGGTATTACCTATTAAGCCGACTTTACCTCGAAACGGTATCAGGTACGCTTGGGCAGTCGTTAGATATCTATTACAGTTTTGATTTTTAA